The Rhipicephalus sanguineus isolate Rsan-2018 chromosome 10, BIME_Rsan_1.4, whole genome shotgun sequence genome segment GATGTAATAGATGTTAGCCTTTGACACGGTTTCACAGCACAAATATTAGAGGTAAACCTGGTCACTAATGTTTGGGTGCGCCGTCATAGTGCAATACACGTAATGGAAATGTGCAAAGTACATGCATTCAACAAATTTTAAGCGCTTTGGCTAATGACAGCATTTTGGTGCTCTTAACGTGTCTGCAtgtgttttgttttatttcgctGAAGCACTGGAAATGCCCCTAAGTTTGGTACttcaactagcccagctaactCTTTTGATTACTGACCATCTAAATTTTGTACATGAAAAAGAGGTGTCTTTATAGATCTACAAGTTAAGCATGAAATGCGTAGGAGTTCTATGGCAACTAGTTTTGCACTCTCTCGAGTTCTGCGCATTGGTATTGGGCACACCTGCCTCTATTTCCGAAACACAGAAAAGACAAATGTAATGGTCAATCCTGCGCAATCAAATCTTGAGGTACAGCAACTGTGTTCTACGCACATGCGTTCCTCCAGCAAGGTACATAAAAAACCAGCAGCAAtcgccggcacactcgcctgctTGAAGCCAAAGATGCACTCTTTGAAGTCCTCGTATTCATCTTGGCACTTTTCGGGTCTGTGCATGCCGTAGGCCTCCCGACACAGAGCTAGCTGCATGGACAGCTTCTGGCAGTTGCGGTTGCTTTCAGCTTCCGTAACGGCGGACACCAGGTCCGTAAACGGTGTGCGGATCAGCATGCCGGCGCTTTAGGCTCAAACACAGACCTGAAACATAAAACGCATCGTTGCTTGGGAAAGAGCACTTGGTAAATGTCCCCGGCGGTTCAATTGGTTTAATTAAGGGGCATTTTAACCGACCTTGTGAGTGCCCCTGCCTGCGACGATTACGCATGCGTAGATCGGCTTGGCTCGGCTATGCGTGTATAGTGTATAGTAAGTCAGAATAGTGGCTGCGTGGCTGCGTCGAGTTAACCTACGTGCCGTCTCTCTACTGGTCCGTCCATAGAGTTAATATCCGTCGATACTGGTAGAATTGCAGCCTGACCGCGGTTGAAATACGAGAATGGAAAGCTGCTAATAAGGCAAGACGTTAATGGTGCGCCTTCTGTTTGAAGTTCAAGTACAGGTACAGGCAGGTGCAGGCGCAGCACCAACCTTCGTGCTCCTTCAAACATGGCGTTCTCAACGACTTCAGCCCGGCCTCTCATGCAGTACGTCTAGCCGATTGTTAGCGGTTCCTTCTTCCGGGCGCGCATTCGCTTTTCCTTTATTCGGACGTTGCTTCGGAATTCGCCAAGAAGCGACAGTTATTTTTACAAACACCGACTCTCGGCTATGAGCTCGCCGTCCAAGCCCGGCAGCCGCCGATGCGTTGCTCCGGCACCACTCTGCAACGGAATCGTAAGTGGGCGCATAACGCAGGTGCCCAACGGCGACATCGCAAACGACGTCGGTAAGCGCTTCTGGATAATATTTCCTTTTCATTTCTAACCGCCACATCCTTGGCATTTATTTTATGAAGCCCGATTTGTTGAACAGAGACTGCGCCTGAAGGCCATTGCTCGTAACATGGCTAGCAGCGCTTGATTGAACGTTTGTTTACGTCACCTGTTATTTGCCCGATCGAAGCAGGTGTCTCGCACGGCGGTTGTAAAACTATTGCTGGAACTTTGCATTTGTCACCACCACTCAGATGTTCAAGACGGAAGCGAGATTTTCGGAAAGTTCCCACGCTTAGTTTTGAGGCGGCTGACCAACGAAGAGATTCTTGCCGCCACTGGTTATCGTCAGTCGGCGCCTCTACAAGGTGAGACGAAGCggactgcttgcttgcttgcttgcttgcttgtgcccgtttgttggttcttacccactacgggggatcggccatgaaaccggcggttaatttaataatatattttttaaagaatgaggaataaataaattgccgcaggaataaacgaaattttaagaatgactagtcgatatggaataaggaggagaataataccacaatatgagaaacaattaccgaatgaatgaaaggaattctggagtatcaaattttgttaaggaataagttagcagggaattcttcgtgtctcaccgagaaattcgcatagggctgagcagacgtttccgttgctgaagccaagagaagacgccccaagggaaagaatattttgagaattcagattaattcttaagtttctgaataaaatttcgaaatgcttttttctatgcctaatgaatcgacggcaggtaagcaagaaatgatcaatgttttcagattcctgacaaaaatagcacat includes the following:
- the LOC119407018 gene encoding uncharacterized protein LOC119407018; its protein translation is MLIRTPFTDLVSAVTEAESNRNCQKLSMQLALCREAYGMHRPEKCQDEYEDFKECIFGFKQRARVVIMQQEREKQFKNGQRKQHYAEMPPVDGFAMRDPFE